A part of Paenibacillus sp. IHBB 10380 genomic DNA contains:
- a CDS encoding GerAB/ArcD/ProY family transporter translates to MFTRTDDKITTAQTIVIISCYMLGSGVLTLPRTLTERVKSADGWISIILGGLIIMLAGICIVKLCEQFPGKTIYQFVKEIVGSWIGSCLSTLMILYVVAISAFQIRVMAEVTMLYLLEGTPIWAIVMSFMWIGLYLITSGINSIARLFEIILPITIVVLLICLFLSSRIFDIDNLRPVLGEGIFPVLKGLRSTTLVFIGYEIMFILPAFMQYPKKGVKAMIIGTSIPLVLYIITFIMVVGALSVDGVVRSTWPTLDLMRSFEITGLLFERFEFFLLVIWIMQIFSTYTISFYVASLGLAQLSKKNIQPFMYGLIPIIFIVALLPKNMNEVFNFGDFIGIMSYLFMLLPVLLLLITKIFKKGAVKEDE, encoded by the coding sequence GTGTTTACCCGGACGGATGATAAGATAACAACGGCACAAACAATAGTAATTATTAGTTGCTATATGCTTGGATCTGGGGTTCTTACACTTCCAAGAACTTTAACCGAGAGAGTTAAATCTGCAGATGGTTGGATATCAATAATTTTAGGCGGGTTGATCATTATGCTCGCAGGAATATGTATCGTGAAACTGTGTGAGCAATTTCCTGGTAAAACCATTTATCAATTCGTAAAAGAAATTGTAGGAAGTTGGATCGGTAGTTGTTTGAGCACGCTGATGATCCTTTATGTTGTTGCTATATCTGCGTTTCAGATCAGAGTGATGGCTGAAGTAACTATGCTTTATTTACTTGAAGGTACACCTATATGGGCAATTGTTATGTCTTTCATGTGGATTGGATTGTATCTAATTACGAGCGGGATCAATTCAATTGCGCGATTGTTTGAGATTATACTACCGATTACGATCGTTGTTTTATTAATTTGCTTGTTTTTGAGTAGTAGAATATTTGATATTGATAATTTACGTCCTGTGTTAGGAGAGGGAATCTTTCCTGTCCTTAAGGGGTTGAGATCAACAACACTTGTTTTTATAGGCTATGAGATCATGTTCATTCTTCCGGCGTTTATGCAATATCCCAAAAAAGGCGTAAAGGCAATGATTATAGGTACTTCAATACCTCTAGTTCTGTACATAATCACTTTTATTATGGTTGTGGGTGCATTGTCTGTTGATGGAGTCGTAAGAAGTACTTGGCCAACGCTTGATCTCATGCGAAGTTTTGAAATTACGGGTCTCCTCTTTGAAAGATTTGAGTTCTTCTTGCTTGTTATTTGGATCATGCAAATATTCTCGACATATACGATTTCTTTTTATGTGGCATCGTTGGGTCTGGCTCAATTATCGAAAAAAAATATTCAACCTTTCATGTACGGCCTGATTCCGATCATATTCATCGTTGCACTGCTACCCAAAAATATGAATGAAGTATTTAATTTTG